AAGGACTACAGCAACGAAAAtcttgaagaaggaaaagaaaatgggaaaggagGGAAAGTAGATgatgaaagggaagagaaaacgAAGCATAGGGAGGGAGAAAGgtaataaagagaaaacagtaaGCTATCATCTACGCCACCTTACTTTGCATCTCGACTAAGGAAACCCAAAATTTTCAAAGCACTGCTGGAAAGGTgaacttttttaatttaaaaaataagtatcatAACTCAGTTTTAGTTTCCAAATAGAGCTCAAAGTGAGAACCGTGACTCCATCCCTTGTCCAAGCCCATTCCTCTTGCCCAGTTAATGgaggaagaacagaaaaacagTATGGTCCTGCCCCCAGGCCAATTGAGGGCTAGCTGGAGTTGAGACTGGCAGTAAAAATAacttctccttcccctctccaAAAGTGGGGGAGGGCCCAAACCCAAGGGGGTGGGGCTCTCATTTTGGCCGGCGCAACATGGTCTATGTATGGGCCATAAACAACCAAGACATAGACAACCAAGGCGTCATTCTGTCTCCACAGCGGCCAGTCGGAGAGGTATATGAACTTGAAATAGACACGTTGGAGACCACCTGCCATGCATTGGACCCCACCCCTTTGGCAAACTGCTCCGTGAGGCAGGTGGCCCAGCATGTGAGTACCCTTCTTATGGTGACTGTTGTGATACCTCATCCAGTTCCACTGCAGTTCAGAAAAGAGCAGGTCCCATTCTATCTGGCTTCCCAGCCTACCTTCTCGTCCAGCCAGTATGCAGTTTCTAAAACTGGCATTGAACGCCACCTTCCATGTCGTTGATTTTTACAATTTAGCCTCCTTGATGTAGCCCTCCCTGAAAGCGGAGAGTACAGTGTTTCAAAATCACCCCCGTGAAGATGACTTTTTGAGGGTTACCATAGACAACCAAGGcgtgagggtgggggtggggcgggctGGGGGCGGAGGCAGAGGAATCCCTTCCTCCTCGGTGACAGTGAAGGCCAGCAGTGCTCCTGGGCCCTCACTCTGGGTTTATTTCACCAGGCTGTGGAAGGAGACTGTAAGGTCCATGTGCTGAAACTGGATGGCAAGTTCTCCGTAATGTTTGCAAAATGTGATTCCACCCCAGGTAcaaatgcttctttttcttattatttttaccttGTAGAGAGGGGAAGGAATCTGAATAGTTTTGATCCTAAGTAGTTTCGGTCACTTGGTTGGTTAAGAAAAGGAGCAGCCAAACTTCCTGGATCTTGAGATTTAAAGACGGTTTAAGGATCTGTTCTCATTGGAGGTGAAAATTGTCCCTTAGTGACAGGGATTCCTGCGGAAATTTCAGCATGACACAAGCCACCGGAAGGTTTATCCCTGGAAGCAGGGATAAAGCCTAAAAGCCATTGCAGCATATGTTACCCCTTTCTAAGTCTGTGGAGCTGGAGCGAATGCCCTGGAAAATTAGGAGACCTTCCCTTCTCTGCGCAGACTCCGCGGAAGACGTGCGCAAGGTGTGTCCGAACTGCCCTTTGCTGGCCCCGCTTAATGACACCAGGGTGGTGCACGCTGCAGAAGCCGCTCTGGCCGCCTTCAACGCGCAGAATAACGGCTCCTATTACCAACTATTGGAAATTTCCCGCGCTCAACTTGTGGTAAACAGACTCTTCGACAGATTGGGCAGTTTGGTGGCACTTGTGGTGAAGTAGGGGTGAGGAAAGGACAGGTGCAAGGACAGCAGCCAGAAGGCAAGGAGTGTGTTGGCTGGAAAGAGGCAAAAAAGGTCTCCTTGAGGTATGAGGACTGGGAATGTCATGAAGACCCCCAAACCTCGCCTCCACCAGCCTGAGACCCTCTAGCATGAAGCAGCCAGACGCTGCGGGTAGGCACAATGCATCTTCTCTCGTTCTAGCTAAAACCAGCGTCCATGTTCAGGAGATGGAGGTTCCCATATTATCCAGACACACTCACTGTAAATCCACAGGTTTACCACGCATCACCACCATTAGCAACAGTCTAGCAATCAATATTTACAAAGGCAGGAGGCTACTTATAGGTATATAATGGTAAGATTCTAAAAATGCTTTTAgaatcaccacaaaaaaaaaaaaaaaaaaccacccaatTGTACTACAGATGGTTTAGCATATTTGAATGGAACCAGATTCTAATATTTAAGAAACCTGGTAATTTGTATACCAGCTATGGCatacttaaaaatactttatgtGGTGATTCTGTTAACCATAATATGTGATTCTTGGAACATTTTCATCCCAGACTACACCAAATAACAGACATGTTATTATTGTAAGTGTCCATAGACTTCAAGtactataaaaaggaaaaacacaagcAGTATCTTCCATGCTTTCATCTAAAAATTTTCACTTGATCCCACTTTATAGGTGGGAGAGGCTGTTATCTCTTCACCTTCCCACCCCATCTTGGAATAACCCAAACCTTAGTGCAGCCCCAAGAGTGAAGGCCGGGGGAGGCAGGGTTTCCACTCATGCGGTCTGAGTGAGGCCTTCTGACTTCCTGTTCCTGTCTGAAAACTCACCTTTGTCCTAGATGATGGGCAGCGAACGCCTGCTCCTCTTTCGGGGAAGACCCAACCCCTACCTCTGTAGTACAAACACTTTAGAGCACACTCCGCAACAGCTGTCCCATCAACCATGCATGGGCTTATTTCCAGGACCACAAAATATGGTCTATGTGAATGGTGTTCCCTGAAGTTGTCCTGTTGCCATGActctctctccctgccctttTCATTTCAAGTCATATTGCCTCAagtgcattttgatttattcttaTCAGCCTCTCCCAGTTTCTACCTATGTGGAGTTTGCAGTGGCTGCCACTGACTGTGTTGCTAAAGAAGTCACAGATCCAGCCAAATGCAACCTGCTGGCAGAAAAGGTGAGTGGGCCAGGACTTGAGGTTGCTGCTACCCAGGCAAAGCTGATTATAGGACAGAACATCTTATGTAACTTATATCTTGGGGCTGCAAGAAGAAAATGGCTATGCGAAATGTGGGCCTGGATCATGCCTGATCTTTCTCTGGGGTCTCACCTCTGCCCTTAAGAGCTGTCACAAAATCATCTCATTTACTGGAGGCACATGAAGGTAGGAGAAAGACAGAAGCCATCTCCTAATGAAGACAAGTCACACCCAGCTGTTGGAAGTGTGATGTGTAGATTTCCTAGATGTACCATTTGTGTGAAAACTTTCAAGTCTTTGAGTTAGTAATGTCCACTTGTATGAATTTAATCTAAAGAAATCATCAGAggttgtatatatatgtatacatatatacatacatataaataatggTTTATCATAGATAAAAGTGactgaaaaggaggaaaaatctCAGTGTCCAATAGAAGGGTGCCACTGAATAATACATGGCacattaataaatagaaaattattcaagataattaatgatatgaaaaaatgctattattttaggTCATAAATGGTAGAATCAAAATGAGCTCAGCTTTTAAGTTGTGTTTAATAGAAtgtaaaattagaaagaaatatatcAATATTAACAGTAGTTCTTGCTGGGTCAGACTATTTATGTGTGGGATTTTGGGTGATTTTCTCTCTcataacatttctttattttctgcattATATATATAggagtatatgtatatatgtatgcatatataggAGTATATGAGTCatatacagaatctttaaactttaggaagattttttaaagaaattaaaattttaagtttctttgcCTCAGTGTAGTTCAGTGCCAGTGAAACTAGGGAGGAAATCCATTTTTTTCAGtataaacatttttctataatattgtaataattatgaatattaatGACAATTAAACATTTTTGAGACAATCCGTAATATGATCACTTTCTCAAAATATACtctgctatcatgtatatctaaaaagaatatatacaaaaattaaaaagtagtcCATTTTTTAATATCGGTTAAAATGACTCCCCTCTCTCTATGGGCAGCAATATGGCTTTTGTAAGGCGACGCTCAACGAGAAGGTTGGTGGAGAAGAGGTTGCAGTGACCTGCACTCTGTTCCAGACGCAGGTAACAACTTCATGGATATTCTTACATCTTCAGAATACAGAGATCCCCTTAACCTGCATGCAGCGTGTTAGTAATGACAAGGTGTTTGTTGTCCTGTCCTTCTAAACTTCACAATGTAATATGGTATGTGGAATCGTCAATACGTGGAAAGATAATTCATCCATGTCTTTCCCTCCCATGCACCCGTGGCTGCAGGGCAGAACCACACTAGTGTGTAGTTGACAAGGCCATTTGTTCATGTATGGGAGGTGGAGTTGTGTTTCTTAATTGTGGACAACAGGTGAGTAGGTCTGTCTGACAGCTCCCAGTAGCTGAAGGCGTAGGTGAAAAAGACTGCGAGTTAGCTGTAGGTGGAGTGATTTTACTCATGGGACGTGTGTAGAAGTCCACTGTCCACCAAAACAATCCTGGTGGAACTGGGGGCCCCATAGGCTAGTTATCTCTCCCCTGTAAACCTGATGAGAATCCTTTGCACATATGcacatttggggggggggttgttttgtttgcGAGATTCCTTACAAATGAAAATTCTTACTATAAGGAAATTGGGTTGGAGGTGCCACCCAGACCTGTGGGTGGCTTTAACTGGGAGGAAGAAGCAAGCTAACCTCAGGAAACGGTCCTCTCTCCAGCCTGTGGTCATACAGCCCCAACCAGACGCCAATGTAGCAACCCCTGACGCTGTCGTGGAACAAGCTACACCTGCATCCCTTCCAGCTGGTCAGCCTGCAGCATCCCTGGTGGTTGGACCTATGGTGGTGTCACCCCCCAGAGGACCCCCGTCACACCGGGTACATTACGACCTGCGCTATGCCTTCTCAGGTGTGGACTCAGTGGAGTCAGCCTCAGGAGAAGCATTCCACCCAGGGAAACCACACAAGGTGACACAGCCTGGtgttgctgatgctgctggtccattAGTCCGCCCATGCCCAGGCAGGATCAGACACTTCAAGATCTAGGCTAGACACAGTAGAAATGGGAAGGTTTGACACAGAGAACATAGCCACCATTTTGTCCAGGTCTGGCATGGGTGGGCCTTTTCTGCTGTCAAAGCAAGTGCCACATGTGTTTAGATCAACATCAAATCTTGAATTCCAGCCTCTCTTCATGCCTCAGAGGATAGAAGCAGAGAGGGTGAGAGACATAGGCTGACAACTTGATTGTCTTTGTCTTCATGATAAACCACTACCATTAAGTTCTCTGCCTTCTAGTTGACCTCATAAAAACAGTGGGAACTGTGACTTTGAAAGGTGCTCTTGTCAAACTTGTATctgattattaataaaaatgcctGAAGGACCTTTCTTAATAGAGAAGGTTCTAAACTGAAATATGGTCATGATTATTGCCTGCTTCATCCCAGGTCTGCTTATGTATGGGGTCTGTTATCCCAAGAACAACACAAGTGTCCCTCACCAAATTTACttgataatagaaaaagaaaacaacaaatatcTTGGTGCCAAATACAGGGAAAAGTGAGACTAGGATCTGCTCCCAACCCTAGGATATGAccattttcttatgaaaaaaaaaattcctttcattCAGAAGAGACAATCTTGCTAAAGGAAGCCAAGTGCCTGAACTTTGTACAGATAAATCAACCACTGGTTTTCTCCAATACTCAGGTAAGAAGGTATTGTAACTAGTACAGGAATAGCACAGGAATCCCATTTTAATTAGATTTGTTCactatttatgttttaaatatcttcttAGTACACACTCAGTGTATAATGCAGCTTTCTAGCCAGTCTGTTTTAAGAATCCAAGTGAAAGCTCTGGTGTATGGTATATTTAGAGAAGGGGTCCCTGGGCAAGTGAATCTGTAGACATTATCTAAGTGCTCAATGGCATGAGAGAATAAACAGTCCCCCTTAAAGAGTAATGCCTACACAATTTCAATTTTTGTCCATCAGCTTGAGGTTGTTCTGAACCTCCTCTGTGATGGGCCCTTccagatagaattttaaagggtGAGACCAGCAGCCAGTAGTGGCCACACTGAACCAGAGGTTCCATGGTTCTCAATctggggatgggatgggatgggatggaaCAGAAGCACCATCCCCTGGGGAGACATTTGGAAGTGAATAGAGGCATTCACTTGGGACACCACTGACATTTAGAGGACAGAGGACAGGGATGGAAAGCATTCTGAAACGAACAAGACATTTCTAACAATAAACTCCCAACAATGAACCACGATGTATCAGTGTTTAGTGATTTATCAAATTCCCTTGGCACCTGTGTAGCTGTATGGAAAGTGTTTGTAGCTGAGCAGGAGTAGCCAGAGGGCAAGGTAACTAATTGAGAAAATTTTGGTTAAAGTTTGGTCTTAGGCAGTGGGCCGCAGATGTGATAAAGAGAGGATGTAATTTGGAGGTGGCACTCCAGGGCCTACCAATGGATTTGATATAGatgtgagaaagagagaagaaaaattacaacTCCAGCATTTGTGGCTTTGCTAACTGGGAGGATGGAACCATTTACCTGGGCAGGGAACACTGGTTCATTTCATTTGACTTACCTCAACTTCACTCTATCTTAATATTTTTGCCTGTTGATTTTTCTGTCTGTCTCACCCATGCAATTATCCCATGCCTCTCAAGGAAGCAGTGAAGTCGGAGAGACCTGCAAAACCTGGGCTGAGCTGCTGTGCCTACCTCCTCTTTCTGGCCTCATTGCACAACCAGGTGTATTCAACAGTCTGGCATAGAGATATTGGGAGGATTACATGAGATGCTACAAAATATATGCAGGGAAATGTCCTGACACGTTCTAGGTTCTCAGGAAGGGTCCTGCCTCACTACTATCTCTTCCTGTAATCAAATTTAGTAGCTTCAGAAGATTAGGATTTCGACCTCTTAAATCTGTACTCTCCGTTTCACAAGTTTATCCCTTCTCATGATTTAAACTGACAGCCGTGCACAGACAACTTCCGGCTTCATGACTCAAGGCTGGACCGCTCTCTTAAATTCCAGCATTGCATTTCCAAATATCTCCAGAATTTCCTCATCTGAATTCACCAAGAACAGCTTCCTATGTGGTTTATTTCCTCTAAATGATGCATAGCTAATGACTGAGCATTATcaaaaatgtgtattattttagGATAATTTCTTCCCAGTCATAAGCATAAGGTTTGGAAGATAAGTGATGAAGTTCTTAAATCTATGGCCCttacagcagtttttttttttttttctttaaggctgcCCTGTATTTTCATAATATCATCAACTTGTTTCAAATTTTGCATATCAGATGAGACTCTGTGGCTATTTTAGTTTCTCactatttaaaatttgtatggTTCAGAATTTCATACAATATAACTCTCTTGTATGTCCACATCTTAGCTGGTCCACGACTCATCCAAACTGCCCTCCATCCCTGTATCGCTCTCATTTTCCTTCATAACAGTCACCTAGGAATTAGAATTGCAGTAAACACAGGTAAATGTCGGGAGCTGCTCTGGAAATACACGCCCTCaagtcctgagcaagagatactgAATAATTATCGCTCCCGCAATAACTTGGGCCTTACCTCCACTTGGATAATGAGgcgtggctccaggagtaggcgtTACCtggtggggttgagttacactcacctgttcctatGTAATCCTACTGCTTGCCCTTTTCAGACAGAATGTTCCAAGAAACAGAGTCCCCCATTAAAAGCCAGCTCCAGAACGTGCGCCCCCGTCTCTATCAGCCTCTCGTGACTTTCTCTTGCCCCCCTTGTGGTAGCCTGAGGTCTGGAACCAGGGAAGCCGTCCTGAAGCTTATAAAAAGGTATTCCATGTCTGTGTGGTCTTTTCATGTCACCCCAAATTCACACGAGTAACTTTGGTTCAGTTGCCTGTGCTGGACGGGGCAGCAggtaagttatatttttaatcctTAATAATAAATGGGATTATATATGAAACCTATATAGCACTCTTAACATCAATTTCCCAAatactcatttttataaaatattgttgatATAAGCATATACAATTCTTCCCACCTGTATCCCATCCCCCACCCTGCACTTGGACCCCAAAGCCACAAGGCTCCAAGGACCACTAGGAATATATGAAATGCAATGCCGTTTTATtagcattttgtgtgtgtgtgtgtgtgtgtatgtgtgcttgcCAAAGATAAGGGTGTTTATAGTGTTCATCATGGCATtatttaaaagagcaaaaattataaacattataaattttctttatacatgTCTGGCTAACTAAATTATGCTATATCCATTC
This Marmota flaviventris isolate mMarFla1 chromosome 8, mMarFla1.hap1, whole genome shotgun sequence DNA region includes the following protein-coding sequences:
- the Ahsg gene encoding alpha-2-HS-glycoprotein isoform X3, with amino-acid sequence MKSFILLLCLAQLWGCHSAPHGPLGYREPNCDDPETEQAALAAVDHINQFLLQGYKQILNQIDKVKVWSRRPVGEVYELEIDTLETTCHALDPTPLANCSVRQVAQHAVEGDCKVHVLKLDGKFSVMFAKCDSTPDSAEDVRKVCPNCPLLAPLNDTRVVHAAEAALAAFNAQNNGSYYQLLEISRAQLVPLPVSTYVEFAVAATDCVAKEVTDPAKCNLLAEKPVVIQPQPDANVATPDAVVEQATPASLPAGQPAASLVVGPMVVSPPRGPPSHRVHYDLRYAFSGVDSVESASGEAFHPGKPHKVTQPGVADAAGPLVRPCPGRIRHFKI
- the Ahsg gene encoding alpha-2-HS-glycoprotein isoform X1 gives rise to the protein MKSFILLLCLAQLWGCHSAPHGPLGYREPNCDDPETEQAALAAVDHINQFLLQGYKQILNQIDKVKVWSRRPVGEVYELEIDTLETTCHALDPTPLANCSVRQVAQHAVEGDCKVHVLKLDGKFSVMFAKCDSTPDSAEDVRKVCPNCPLLAPLNDTRVVHAAEAALAAFNAQNNGSYYQLLEISRAQLVPLPVSTYVEFAVAATDCVAKEVTDPAKCNLLAEKQYGFCKATLNEKVGGEEVAVTCTLFQTQPVVIQPQPDANVATPDAVVEQATPASLPAGQPAASLVVGPMVVSPPRGPPSHRVHYDLRYAFSGVDSVESASGEAFHPGKPHKVTQPGVADAAGPLVRPCPGRIRHFKI
- the Ahsg gene encoding alpha-2-HS-glycoprotein isoform X2, with product MKSFILLLCLAQLWGCHSAPHGPLGYREPNCDDPETEQAALAAVDHINQFLLQGYKQILNQIDKVKVWSRVIGEVYELEIDTLETTCHALDPTPLANCSVRQVAQHAVEGDCKVHVLKLDGKFSVMFAKCDSTPDSAEDVRKVCPNCPLLAPLNDTRVVHAAEAALAAFNAQNNGSYYQLLEISRAQLVPLPVSTYVEFAVAATDCVAKEVTDPAKCNLLAEKQYGFCKATLNEKVGGEEVAVTCTLFQTQPVVIQPQPDANVATPDAVVEQATPASLPAGQPAASLVVGPMVVSPPRGPPSHRVHYDLRYAFSGVDSVESASGEAFHPGKPHKVTQPGVADAAGPLVRPCPGRIRHFKI